The window ACTAAATTCTAAAATGAATAAAAAGTCTAATGCTAAATACTATAGCATTTCAGAAAACTTTGGAAATGGATTAACAGGATTTTTAAAAGTTATAGTAGAAAATGGGAAGATAGTAGAGTGTAAATATGATGAAATATTTGCAGATACTAAAGATGAAATAAAAGATAAGAGTTTAAAAAGTTTTTATAGACAATCAAAGTATTGGAGTATTATGTATGATGAACCATCACGTATAGGATTTAATGTGCAAATGGATGAATTAAATAATAAAGTTGTAAAAACACAAAATCTTTTAGATTTAACAGACCTTCCTGCTACAGAAAAATCAGGAAATTACAAGAAAAGTGGATTTACAAGAAGAAATACAGCTTGGGATAACTATTTAAAATTAGCAGAAAAAATGAAAGCTGAATTAGAAAAAGATAAAGTATTAAATTAAAAAAAAGTGTGAGATTGATATTTGTTAATCTCACACTTTTATTTTAATAACTATTTTCCAATATATGATCCTAAATAGTTAAGTATT of the Cetobacterium sp. NK01 genome contains:
- a CDS encoding FMN-binding protein, which encodes MKKVFLLSALIFVSSLTMSETKIPNWTVQPKEGVVKGDYYKIEERFRQGHLGTLEVVKNNGKLVHVEFNELTRPNYYNRFYQNVSKRLSPYNFSMAEKSGVAWIEGVLAAENQMIKEQRLTGTFDMVAGASNSIQQSMVPLAEKLNSKMNKKSNAKYYSISENFGNGLTGFLKVIVENGKIVECKYDEIFADTKDEIKDKSLKSFYRQSKYWSIMYDEPSRIGFNVQMDELNNKVVKTQNLLDLTDLPATEKSGNYKKSGFTRRNTAWDNYLKLAEKMKAELEKDKVLN